Proteins encoded by one window of Acinonyx jubatus isolate Ajub_Pintada_27869175 chromosome X, VMU_Ajub_asm_v1.0, whole genome shotgun sequence:
- the VMA21 gene encoding vacuolar ATPase assembly integral membrane protein VMA21 isoform X1, with amino-acid sequence MLRGKSRLNVEWLGYSPGLLLERRQLLAGRAPRSPGRNESSLASTLKTLLFFTALMITVPIGLYFTTKSYVFEGAFGMSNRDSYFYAAIVAVVAVHVVLALFVYVAWNEGSRQWREGKQD; translated from the exons ATGCTGCGAGGCAAGTCCCGGCTCAACGTGGAGTGGCTGGGCTACTCGCCAGGCCTGCTCCTGGAGCGCAGACAGCTCCTGGCAGGGCGCGCGCCTCGAAGCCCCGGCCG AAATGAAAGTTCATTAGCATCTACCCTGAAGACGCTCCTGTTCTTCACAGCTTTAATGATCACTGTACCTATTGGGTTGTATTTCACGACTAAATCTTATGTTTTTGAAG GCGCCTTTGGGATGTCCAATAGGGACAGCTATTTTTATGCTGCTATTGTTGCGGTGGTCGCCGTCCACGTGGTGTTGGCCCTCTTTGTTTATGTGGCCTGGAATGAAGGCTCACGACAGTGGCGTGAAGGCAAACAGGATTAA
- the VMA21 gene encoding vacuolar ATPase assembly integral membrane protein VMA21 isoform X2 has product MERLDKASLNALQPPDFRNESSLASTLKTLLFFTALMITVPIGLYFTTKSYVFEGAFGMSNRDSYFYAAIVAVVAVHVVLALFVYVAWNEGSRQWREGKQD; this is encoded by the exons ATGGAGCGCCTTGATAAAGCGTCGCTGAACGCGCTGCAGCCTCCCGACTTCAG AAATGAAAGTTCATTAGCATCTACCCTGAAGACGCTCCTGTTCTTCACAGCTTTAATGATCACTGTACCTATTGGGTTGTATTTCACGACTAAATCTTATGTTTTTGAAG GCGCCTTTGGGATGTCCAATAGGGACAGCTATTTTTATGCTGCTATTGTTGCGGTGGTCGCCGTCCACGTGGTGTTGGCCCTCTTTGTTTATGTGGCCTGGAATGAAGGCTCACGACAGTGGCGTGAAGGCAAACAGGATTAA